In the Leptotrichia sp. oral taxon 847 genome, one interval contains:
- the pheS gene encoding phenylalanine--tRNA ligase subunit alpha: MLEKLAQLRQDVLKKLDEIETLDEVNDLKVKILGKKGEFTAIMKEMANIAAEKRAEFGKTTNEIKKVLQTKFDETTVNLKEIAKQERLKNETIDITLPGRVANIGSLHPITKTVMEIKDIVSEMGFDIVDGPEVEFVKYNFDDLNIPKTHPSRELTDTFYIKDDVVLRTQTSGMQIRYMKDKVPPFRMISVGKVYRPDYDVSHTPMFHQVEGLMVGEDVSFANFKAVLENIVKKIFGKDRNVRFRPHFFPFTEPSAEMDVECGVCKGKGCRVCKGTGWLEILGSGMVNSKVLENAGIDAKKYQGFAFGLGLERITMLKYGIDDLRAFFENDERFLDQF; this comes from the coding sequence ATGTTGGAAAAATTGGCACAGCTTCGACAGGATGTTTTAAAAAAACTTGACGAAATAGAAACTCTTGATGAAGTTAATGATCTGAAAGTCAAAATATTGGGTAAAAAAGGGGAATTTACGGCGATTATGAAAGAAATGGCAAATATTGCCGCTGAAAAAAGAGCCGAATTTGGAAAAACTACTAATGAAATAAAAAAAGTTCTTCAAACTAAGTTTGATGAAACAACAGTTAATTTAAAAGAAATTGCAAAACAGGAAAGACTTAAAAATGAAACTATTGATATAACTTTGCCGGGAAGAGTGGCTAATATTGGTTCACTTCATCCAATTACAAAAACTGTTATGGAAATTAAAGATATTGTATCTGAAATGGGATTTGACATTGTGGATGGTCCAGAAGTGGAATTTGTCAAATATAATTTTGATGATTTAAACATTCCTAAGACACATCCATCGAGAGAGCTTACCGATACTTTTTATATAAAAGATGACGTTGTTTTAAGAACTCAGACTTCGGGAATGCAAATTCGTTATATGAAAGATAAAGTTCCACCATTTAGAATGATTTCTGTTGGAAAAGTGTACCGTCCTGATTATGATGTGTCGCATACTCCTATGTTTCACCAAGTTGAAGGGCTTATGGTGGGAGAAGATGTGTCGTTTGCTAACTTTAAAGCGGTTTTGGAAAACATAGTGAAAAAAATATTTGGAAAAGATAGAAATGTGAGATTTCGTCCACACTTTTTCCCATTTACAGAGCCATCTGCTGAGATGGATGTGGAATGTGGAGTTTGTAAAGGAAAAGGTTGCCGTGTATGTAAAGGTACAGGCTGGCTTGAGATACTTGGAAGCGGAATGGTAAACTCAAAAGTTTTGGAAAATGCTGGAATTGACGCAAAAAAATATCAAGGGTTTGCATTTGGATTGGGGCTTGAAAGAATTACGATGCTAAAATATGGAATTGATGATTTAAGAGCATTTTTTGAAAATGATGAAAGATTTTTGGATCAATTTTAG
- a CDS encoding GNAT family N-acetyltransferase: MRVEHWDKKSHITKELQKFRTLDINFSIDLDNDELFFIYNEEKLCGYATINLKKNAKLKKIFIIPKYRNNGYGTFLLKYIINWITKEKCDSLTVTNHKKMNNFLEKQKFLRTEDGYILDKLLEIQKQEKNMVFVAKVAIIINIILAFLKIFSGKIFNSMSLLADGLNSFSDLITNVLVIVGLKVGSNPEDKEHPFGHGKIESVFSVIIGTFIMLSAVHLIRENVEKIFSKNGEGENVKLNSILITISIISILIKVFQLIFMKNKTKSYRGALINSLLQDYKNDIIISISVLIGLLCSEINPVFDTLIGLFVAIYILKSGYELIRDNSLILMDSQDEGLLSKIRDEILEFEEIENAHDFKMTTSGKDIHIFLDARMKKDKTIEEAHEIINTISKKIKYQHPNIKSLFVHIEPMYEGD, translated from the coding sequence ATGAGAGTTGAACACTGGGATAAAAAGTCACATATAACAAAAGAATTACAAAAATTCAGAACACTGGATATAAATTTTTCAATTGATTTAGACAATGACGAACTTTTTTTCATTTATAATGAAGAAAAGTTGTGTGGATATGCGACGATAAACTTGAAAAAAAATGCAAAACTGAAAAAGATTTTTATAATTCCAAAATATAGAAATAATGGCTATGGAACGTTTTTGCTAAAATATATAATCAATTGGATAACTAAAGAAAAATGTGATTCATTGACTGTGACAAATCATAAAAAGATGAACAATTTTTTGGAAAAGCAAAAATTTTTGCGAACGGAAGACGGATATATTTTAGATAAACTTCTGGAAATTCAAAAACAGGAAAAAAATATGGTTTTTGTAGCAAAAGTGGCAATAATTATCAATATTATTTTGGCTTTCTTAAAAATATTTTCTGGAAAAATTTTTAACAGTATGTCGCTTTTAGCGGATGGATTAAACTCGTTTTCAGATTTGATTACAAATGTTTTGGTAATTGTTGGCTTGAAAGTTGGAAGCAATCCCGAAGACAAAGAACACCCTTTTGGACACGGAAAAATAGAATCTGTCTTTAGCGTCATAATTGGAACATTTATTATGCTTTCTGCAGTTCATTTGATTCGAGAAAATGTAGAAAAAATTTTTTCAAAAAATGGAGAAGGAGAAAATGTGAAATTAAATAGCATCCTTATCACAATTTCAATAATTTCTATTTTAATAAAAGTTTTTCAACTAATTTTTATGAAAAATAAAACAAAAAGTTACCGGGGCGCTTTGATAAATTCACTACTTCAAGATTACAAAAACGATATTATAATCTCAATTTCAGTACTAATAGGACTTTTATGCTCCGAAATTAATCCTGTTTTTGACACACTTATTGGACTTTTCGTTGCAATTTATATTTTAAAAAGCGGATACGAATTAATAAGAGATAATTCTTTAATCTTGATGGATTCCCAAGACGAAGGACTACTTTCCAAAATAAGAGATGAAATTTTAGAATTTGAGGAAATCGAAAATGCACACGACTTTAAAATGACGACTTCTGGAAAAGATATTCATATTTTTTTGGATGCGAGAATGAAAAAAGACAAGACAATAGAAGAAGCTCACGAAATCATAAATACAATTTCCAAAAAAATAAAATATCAGCACCCTAATATAAAATCACTATTTGTACACATAGAGCCAATGTACGAAGGCGACTAA
- the rpsF gene encoding 30S ribosomal protein S6 — MRNYEIMFILSTQLTEEEKNAGVEFVENTLKAAGAVEVKTEVWGDRKLAYPIKKKENGYYVLTTFQTDGTRFTEIESKLNINESILKYMIVKND; from the coding sequence ATGAGAAATTACGAAATTATGTTTATTTTATCTACACAATTGACAGAAGAAGAAAAAAATGCTGGAGTTGAATTTGTAGAAAATACTTTAAAAGCTGCTGGAGCAGTTGAAGTAAAAACAGAAGTTTGGGGAGATAGAAAATTAGCTTATCCTATCAAGAAAAAAGAAAATGGATACTACGTATTAACTACATTCCAAACAGATGGAACAAGATTTACAGAAATTGAATCAAAATTAAATATCAATGAATCAATTTTAAAATACATGATTGTCAAAAATGACTAA
- a CDS encoding single-stranded DNA-binding protein, giving the protein MNNVILMGRLTRDPELNQSSGGKAFVRFTVAINRIGEGTDFINCVAWEKTAKTISDYFKKGQRILVQGSIRTGSYEKNGQTIYTTDILVNRFEFIESSGNNTNNGNYSDEYQNSYKKSKKSFKQQEEIFEDKDSKADEDDFLNKDSNDFDDNDDDEDDDQFPF; this is encoded by the coding sequence ATGAATAATGTTATATTGATGGGAAGATTGACGAGAGATCCAGAATTAAATCAAAGTTCGGGTGGAAAAGCGTTTGTTAGGTTTACTGTAGCAATAAATAGAATCGGTGAAGGAACTGATTTTATAAACTGCGTAGCTTGGGAAAAAACTGCCAAAACTATTTCTGACTATTTTAAAAAGGGTCAAAGAATTTTAGTGCAAGGAAGCATTAGAACAGGAAGTTACGAGAAAAATGGTCAAACTATTTACACGACAGACATTTTAGTAAATAGATTTGAATTTATCGAAAGTTCTGGTAACAATACAAACAATGGAAATTATAGTGACGAATATCAAAATTCTTATAAAAAATCTAAAAAGTCTTTTAAACAGCAGGAAGAAATTTTTGAAGATAAAGATTCAAAAGCTGATGAAGATGATTTTCTTAACAAGGATTCTAATGATTTTGATGATAATGACGACGATGAAGATGATGATCAGTTTCCATTTTAA
- the rpsR gene encoding 30S ribosomal protein S18 codes for MRAKPATVFKRRKRRPKVKFKVEDINYKNVELLKNFMNDKGKISPARVTGLEAKIQRKIAKAIKRARQIALMPYTKIEK; via the coding sequence ATGAGAGCAAAACCAGCTACTGTATTTAAAAGAAGAAAAAGAAGACCAAAAGTAAAATTTAAAGTAGAAGATATTAATTATAAAAATGTTGAATTATTAAAAAATTTTATGAACGATAAAGGTAAAATTTCTCCTGCAAGAGTAACAGGATTAGAAGCTAAAATTCAGAGAAAAATTGCAAAAGCAATAAAAAGAGCAAGACAAATAGCTTTAATGCCTTACACAAAAATTGAAAAATAA
- a CDS encoding glycosyltransferase family 9 protein, producing the protein MKILIMRFSSFGDVLLTTPVITAIKKKYPKAAVDFIVYDTFSQAISQNPNIRKLVIFERKKSRNKEYIKNMIEQLKKEKYDFVIDLHSKILSRIIGKKLKNKKTKYCRYKKRKWWKTLLVKAKIIDYKADCTIVESYFSALKKMGIEFSLENRRNGLGDALEFYVENSVEKNLIEKYNFRNENYFVLAPGASKFTKKWPFYNELAGDLLKHFSEKNIKIFVIGGKEDEKIVQDSENDRVINLCGKISFKESGVILKYAKIAVVNDSGPFHIARAVGTPTFVFFGPTDPNLFSFEKNTFLIKNPNCKPHSLYGDDKFPKKYRDCMSGIPVSEVLKKIILEYEKITKNKNNL; encoded by the coding sequence ATGAAAATTTTGATAATGAGATTTAGCTCATTTGGTGATGTTTTACTAACGACACCTGTAATTACTGCGATCAAAAAAAAATATCCGAAAGCAGCAGTTGACTTTATTGTGTATGACACTTTTTCTCAAGCGATTTCGCAAAATCCTAATATCCGAAAACTTGTGATATTTGAGAGAAAAAAAAGTCGAAATAAAGAATATATAAAAAACATGATTGAGCAATTAAAAAAAGAAAAATATGATTTTGTGATTGATTTACATTCTAAAATTTTATCACGGATAATTGGAAAAAAATTAAAAAACAAAAAAACTAAGTATTGCCGTTACAAAAAGAGAAAATGGTGGAAAACTCTTTTAGTTAAAGCCAAAATTATTGATTATAAAGCAGATTGTACAATTGTAGAAAGTTATTTTTCTGCTCTTAAAAAAATGGGAATTGAATTTTCTCTAGAAAATAGAAGAAATGGACTTGGAGATGCTTTGGAGTTTTATGTGGAAAATTCGGTGGAAAAAAATTTGATTGAAAAATACAATTTTAGAAATGAGAATTACTTTGTCCTTGCGCCAGGTGCTTCTAAATTCACGAAAAAATGGCCATTTTATAATGAACTGGCGGGAGATTTGTTAAAACATTTTTCAGAAAAAAATATAAAAATTTTTGTGATTGGCGGAAAAGAAGATGAAAAAATTGTGCAAGATAGTGAAAATGATCGAGTCATCAATTTATGTGGAAAAATTTCTTTTAAAGAAAGTGGTGTTATCTTAAAATATGCAAAAATTGCCGTTGTTAATGATTCTGGTCCATTCCACATCGCTCGTGCTGTTGGAACTCCAACTTTTGTATTTTTTGGACCGACGGATCCAAATTTATTTTCTTTTGAAAAAAATACTTTTTTGATAAAAAATCCAAATTGTAAACCTCATTCACTCTATGGGGATGACAAATTTCCGAAAAAGTATAGGGACTGTATGTCTGGAATTCCTGTTTCAGAAGTGCTAAAAAAAATAATCTTGGAATATGAAAAAATCACCAAAAATAAAAATAATTTATAA
- the tsaD gene encoding tRNA (adenosine(37)-N6)-threonylcarbamoyltransferase complex transferase subunit TsaD: protein MKILAIESSCDETSVAVVEDGKKVLSNIISTQIDIHKEFGGVVPEIASRHHIENILPVFTQALKKANVTLKDIDYIAVTNTPGLIGSLLVGLMFAKSVSFANDIPLIPINHIDGHIFSSFIESDVKLPAISLVVSGGHTNLYYIYEKDEKIVTELLGETLDDAVGETYDKIARILGLLYPGGPQIDRLSVDGKDILKIKKPKVDGYNFSFSGVKTFITNYVNHERMKKNEISKEDISKSLQEAIVNILYDKVKKAIKEKNVKTLLVAGGVSANKGLRKKFEDFSNIEVHFPKMEYCTDNAAMIGVAAYYELKNKKIDDKKNNYDVDAISTKVKK, encoded by the coding sequence ATGAAAATACTTGCAATCGAATCTTCCTGCGATGAGACTTCTGTCGCTGTTGTAGAAGATGGAAAAAAAGTGTTGAGCAACATTATTTCAACACAAATTGATATTCACAAAGAATTTGGTGGAGTTGTGCCTGAAATTGCCTCTCGCCACCACATTGAAAATATTTTACCTGTTTTCACACAGGCGCTAAAAAAAGCGAATGTAACTCTTAAAGACATTGACTACATCGCCGTTACAAATACACCGGGACTTATTGGATCACTTTTGGTGGGGCTTATGTTTGCAAAATCTGTAAGCTTTGCCAATGATATTCCACTTATTCCGATAAATCATATAGACGGACACATTTTTTCAAGCTTTATTGAAAGTGATGTAAAACTTCCTGCAATTTCCTTAGTTGTTTCGGGTGGACACACAAATTTGTACTACATTTATGAAAAAGATGAAAAAATTGTGACAGAACTTTTGGGAGAAACTCTGGACGACGCAGTTGGAGAGACTTATGACAAAATTGCTAGAATTTTAGGACTTTTGTATCCTGGCGGTCCACAAATCGACAGACTTTCTGTTGATGGAAAAGATATTTTAAAAATAAAAAAACCTAAAGTTGATGGATATAATTTTAGTTTTAGCGGAGTTAAAACTTTTATTACAAACTATGTAAATCACGAAAGAATGAAAAAAAATGAAATTTCAAAAGAAGATATTTCAAAGTCGCTTCAAGAAGCTATCGTAAACATTTTGTATGACAAAGTTAAAAAAGCTATAAAGGAAAAAAATGTTAAAACTTTGCTTGTTGCTGGAGGAGTTTCAGCGAACAAAGGTCTTCGGAAAAAATTTGAAGATTTTTCAAATATTGAAGTTCATTTTCCAAAAATGGAATATTGTACGGATAATGCTGCAATGATTGGAGTTGCGGCTTACTACGAACTAAAAAATAAAAAAATTGACGACAAAAAAAATAATTATGACGTCGATGCGATTTCAACAAAAGTAAAAAAATAA
- the pth gene encoding aminoacyl-tRNA hydrolase, producing the protein MKLIVGLGNPGEQYKLTRHNVGFIFIDEYLKKNNISDMREKFKSLFIQTNYNGDKVFYQKPLTFMNLSGEAIGEAVRFFKIDPKTELFVIHDDMDMQFGKLKIKSNGSAGGHNGIKSIISHVGNEFVRIKFGIGKPKTKEETLGFVLGKFLPEEKEVLRDSREKIFNLIDDIKDDMPIQKIMNKYNSKK; encoded by the coding sequence ATGAAATTAATAGTGGGACTTGGAAATCCTGGAGAACAATATAAATTAACCCGTCATAATGTAGGATTTATATTTATTGACGAATATTTGAAAAAAAATAATATAAGTGATATGAGAGAAAAATTTAAATCATTATTTATTCAGACAAATTATAATGGGGATAAAGTCTTTTATCAAAAACCTTTAACTTTCATGAATTTAAGTGGAGAAGCGATTGGAGAAGCGGTAAGATTTTTTAAGATTGATCCAAAAACCGAGCTTTTTGTAATTCACGACGATATGGATATGCAGTTTGGAAAATTGAAAATTAAGTCAAATGGAAGCGCAGGTGGACATAATGGAATAAAATCCATTATTTCTCATGTTGGAAATGAATTTGTGCGGATAAAATTTGGAATTGGAAAACCAAAGACAAAAGAAGAAACATTAGGATTTGTGCTTGGAAAGTTTTTGCCTGAAGAAAAGGAAGTTTTAAGAGATTCGAGAGAAAAAATTTTTAATTTGATTGACGATATAAAAGATGATATGCCAATTCAAAAAATTATGAATAAATATAACTCCAAAAAATAA
- a CDS encoding TlpA family protein disulfide reductase, with protein sequence MKKLLIMLSLFMTFVLGCAKTFEVNTEPGNKVPNFELKDFKGVKTKSRKIFNNGKPTLFIVAAEWCPDCHAELPDVQKFYDENKDKVNVVVVFTNRKSSLQNAKKYVEAQKFTFPVYYDFDGSISKGFKITEVPTNVKIDKSVIEDFQKGTMQIDGLNKMFAN encoded by the coding sequence ATGAAAAAATTATTGATTATGTTGTCATTATTTATGACATTTGTACTAGGTTGTGCCAAAACTTTTGAAGTAAACACAGAACCTGGAAATAAAGTTCCAAATTTTGAGCTGAAAGATTTTAAAGGAGTTAAGACAAAAAGTAGAAAAATTTTTAACAATGGAAAGCCAACATTATTTATAGTGGCTGCTGAATGGTGTCCTGACTGTCACGCCGAATTACCTGATGTACAAAAATTTTATGATGAAAATAAAGACAAAGTAAATGTAGTAGTTGTATTTACAAACAGAAAATCTTCATTACAAAATGCAAAAAAATATGTTGAAGCACAAAAATTTACTTTCCCTGTGTACTACGACTTTGATGGCTCAATTTCAAAAGGATTCAAAATAACTGAAGTTCCAACTAACGTTAAAATAGACAAATCTGTAATAGAAGATTTCCAAAAAGGAACTATGCAGATTGACGGATTAAACAAAATGTTTGCAAACTAA
- a CDS encoding thioredoxin family protein, producing the protein MATFEDYLKFGVTEEQEDKKQLRIIEKVQLSEKTKKVIESIDKVIEIVAVAQVYCPDCRAAITFLKKFSDLNDKIKVDYRNRETGAEFFPNLKEGESIKIPSLFVKKGKNYELFWNEFPKAVREEMDKNPDDFENLKYNYRIGKFNEKIEEELVKYFLSL; encoded by the coding sequence ATGGCTACATTTGAAGATTATTTGAAGTTTGGAGTTACTGAAGAGCAAGAAGATAAAAAACAGTTGAGAATTATAGAAAAAGTACAGCTTTCAGAAAAAACGAAAAAAGTGATAGAAAGTATTGATAAAGTGATTGAAATTGTCGCAGTTGCACAAGTTTACTGTCCAGATTGCCGTGCTGCAATCACATTTTTAAAAAAATTTAGTGATTTGAATGATAAAATTAAGGTAGATTATAGAAATAGAGAAACTGGCGCTGAATTTTTCCCAAATTTAAAAGAGGGAGAAAGTATAAAAATACCGTCTTTATTTGTTAAAAAGGGTAAAAATTATGAATTATTTTGGAATGAATTTCCAAAAGCTGTAAGAGAAGAAATGGACAAAAATCCAGATGATTTTGAAAATCTAAAATACAATTATAGAATTGGAAAATTTAATGAAAAAATTGAAGAAGAACTGGTAAAATATTTTCTTTCGTTGTAA